From a single Paenibacillus sp. FSL W8-0426 genomic region:
- the panD gene encoding aspartate 1-decarboxylase, with product MFRTLMKSKIHRATVTEANLNYVGSITIDEDLMETSDLMENEKVQIVNNNNGARLETYVIPGPRGSGVICLNGAAARLVQPGDTVIIISYAMMSQEEANVHQPTVVFVDEHNRPVQTSKKEVHATVM from the coding sequence ATGTTTAGAACACTCATGAAATCGAAAATCCATCGGGCGACCGTAACGGAAGCCAATTTGAATTATGTGGGCAGCATTACCATCGATGAGGATTTAATGGAAACGTCAGATCTGATGGAGAATGAGAAGGTACAGATCGTCAACAATAACAATGGCGCTCGCCTGGAAACGTATGTGATTCCTGGTCCGCGCGGCAGCGGCGTAATCTGTTTGAACGGTGCGGCGGCGCGCCTGGTACAGCCGGGCGACACGGTCATTATCATTTCATATGCAATGATGTCCCAGGAAGAAGCAAACGTTCACCAGCCTACGGTTGTCTTCGTCGACGAGCATAACCGACCTGTACAAACGTCTAAAAAGGAAGTTCACGCCACGGTGATGTAA